A region from the Triticum urartu cultivar G1812 chromosome 1, Tu2.1, whole genome shotgun sequence genome encodes:
- the LOC125520302 gene encoding synaptojanin-1-like, with amino-acid sequence MAVEWSDGGEEFLLPDEFLDDDFFSEEEKAAVAARSESDEEDSLAGLSRRLAGLLGGDKLAVTPAKEEVTAGSPKSTLCGLPKSGLESPNSGASQGNSPPSSPLEQQPADPWDVLYEAAGQVNSIPAPGNPYGLHGRGGFLPPARKASPPPPPPHVPAPAGTAAGGVYYHPFAHLITQRQIQAARFHLLKQQQLFKQQRDRQLAAAAAWGVRRNAAAKRAGAAPIDLSPASFPPLLKTQLQHAPAPHPTHPAAAGMRAVFLTPPGAKRERNGTGVFLPRPAGAPAEPRKKSGCSTVLVPARVVHALNLNLDDLAAQPRYAGGIVLDHEALISRSNAMLASQKMRAAESPAPPALCHSS; translated from the exons ATGGCGGTGGAGTGGTCCGACGGCGGCGAGGAGTTCCTGCTCCCCGACGAGTTCTTGGACGACGACTTCTTCTCCGAGGAGGAGAAGGCCGCGGTGGCCGCGCGGAGCGAGAGCGATGAGGAGGACAGCTTGGCCGGCCTctcgcgccgcctcgccggcctcCTCGGCGGCGACAAACTTGCCGTCACGCCTGCCAAG GAGGAGGTGACTGCGGGGTCGCCCAAGTCGACGCTGTGCGGGCTGCCCAAGTCCGGCCTGGAGAGCCCCAACAGCGGCGCCTCCCAGGGCAACTCGCCGCCGTCGTCCCCGCTGGAGCAGCAGCCGGCCGACCCGTGGGACGTCCTCTACGAGGCGGCCGGGCAGGTCAACAGCATCCCGGCGCCGGGCAACCCCTACGGCTTACACGGCCGCGGTGGCTTTCTGCCGCCTGCGCGGAAGGCCtcgcctcctccgccgccgcctcacgTGCCTGCGCCAGCCGGCACGGCCGCGGGCGGCGTGTACTACCACCCGTTCGCGCACCTCATCACGCAGCGCCAGATACAGGCTGCCAGG TTTCATCTCCTCAAACAGCAGCAGCTCTTCAAGCAGCAGAGGGACCGGCAGCTGGCCGCGGCCGCTGCATGGGGCGTGCGTCGTAACGCGGCAGCCAAGAGGGCCGGCGCCGCTCCGATTGACCTGAGCCCGGCGTCGTTCCCGCCGCTGCTGAAGACGCAGCTGCAGCACGCGCCTGCACCCCACCCCAcccatcccgccgccgccggcatGCGGGCCGTGTTCCTGACGCCGCCCGGCGCCAAGCGCGAGCGCAACGGCACCGGCGTCTTCCTCCCGCGCCCGGCCGGCGCCCCCGCCGAGCCCAGGAAGAAGTCTG GCTGCTCGACGGTTCTTGTCCCCGCCCGTGTCGTGCACGCTCTGAATCTGAACCTCGACGACCTCGCCGCCCAGCCTCGCTACGCCGGCGGCATCGTTCTTGACCATG AGGCCTTGATCAGTCGGAGCAACGCCATGCTCGCAAGCCAGAAGATGCGGGCCGCGGAGAGCCCGGCGCCGCCGGCGCTCTGCCACAGTTCCTGA